The Spartinivicinus poritis sequence TGGATAAAAAGTCCCTCCTGTTGAGGCAGTAGCCAGAATATAAGATTGCTCTTGCTCTGCATGTGCAAAGCCACCATTAAGTGTCAATAAGACAGCAGCAGTTGAACTGATAACTGTCTTTAAAAAAGACCGACGTTTTAAGAAAGCTCGCTTGTTAATTTTTATCATGTATTAACCTCTTTGTTATTACTTCCTAACTTCAAATGAAGGTTACTCTTTGCAAATGGCTTCATGCATTCCCTAAAGGCAACCTATGACAAACCTAGTAGGCAACCCTCATGCCAACCAAAGGCAAGCTGTAACCATTTGAAAATTAAAAGATTTTAAAACCAATCAAGAAAGATTGGCAAAATATTGCTGAATAAAGCCTGTTTGTATGAGCCATTTTTTGCTTATCCTCATTACTTATTTGTTACATACAGATACTACTACTTTAGAATACCTTTACATACATATAGCAAACCAAGCCTTTATAAAAGTATAAGACAGTATAAGGTGGTTATAGGAGTAATCCTGCATAAGCAAATTTCTGCCTATCTATCCCAACAGCATACTCACTTAGCAATACTATATTGCCTATGGATTCTCAGTATTATCATATAAATCAATTCGAGTAGTTGTTGCACACTGAAAAACTACAGTCATAGTTTGGTAAAACATCAGGTTTCAATGTGACACGCTACAGAGTACTTTGGTCATATCTTTCGACAGTACAGCTTAAGTTAACGATTATTACTGCGATCATTTATGAAGTATTACAGCACTGAACGTATACACTCACTAGCAAAAAGATGTCGCCAGTCGATTTTGAAATCTCTCAAATGATAGCCACCTGCTGAAGTAGGTGGTTTTGGGCGGAAAATAAAAGTACCCAACAGAGTCGACCAGAACAATGTTTGCTGAAAAACAACTAGTCAGCTCTGATAACAGTGATTTAAAACATATCAATTTGCGACATTAGTAATCGTTAACGTTGATAAAATATTGCTAAATTTATATTTTATCCAAAGCATGATAATAAATAGCAATTATTCTAGTGTCATAACTTACGGAGTATCGAGTGTTAACAAGGAATAGAAGTTTTCTTTATGAGAATAGCTTTTTAAGGAAAAAATTAGGGTTATATAACTGGCTTCACAAAACTGATAACTTAAAGGTAGCACCACGTACCTGTAAAATAGGCGATAATGCAACTGTTATAGCCTCAATTGATAATAATTCAAATAACCGTGAATTAATTCATTTAGGCTCGTACAATTATTCAGGCCTTAGTGGTAACCACGAAGTAATTGCTGCAGCTCAAGAAAGTTTAAATGATTATGGTACTTCTACTTCGGGAGTTAGACTGCTTAATGGAACAACAGATCTACATATTCAATTAGAAGATAAGGTTGCTGAGTTTCTAGGCACTGAAGCCTCTGCTGCCTTTAGTAGTGGTTATGATGCAAATACAGCGACTCTCTCTACTTTGATCTCACCTGAAGATATCGTCTTTTCAGACCAGCTAAATCACAAGTCTATTAACGAAGGACTTCAGCTTTCTGGAGCTGTTGTCAAAAGATATAAGCATAACGATATGGAGCACCTAAAGTTTCGTCTCCAATCTTATCCAAGAGAACAGCGAAAATTTATTGTCACTGATGGTGTATTCAGTATGGATGGTGATATTTGTAAACTTCCCCAGTTAATTGATCTTGCTGAGACCTATCATGCTTTCTTAATTATTGATGATGCTCATGCCATTGGTAGTATCGGCACTTGCGGTAGAGGCACCGCTTCATATTACGGGGACCTGGCTTCTCATGTTGATATTATAACTGGCAGTTTCAGCAAAGGCATTCCTGCAATTGGTGGTTATGTAGCCGGCTCTTTGGAAGCAATTAATCTTATTAAATATGCTTCTGGTCCTTTCATATTTTCTGCTTCATTGCCAGTTCCTATTGTATCAGCTATTTTAAAGTCAATTGAAATTTTAGAGTCTAGACCAGAAATTCAAGAAGATCTCAATAGAAAAACCAATTATTTTCGTCAAACATTACAACAATTAAGTTTTGACACAATGAATTCGGAGACACCTATAGTTCCCATATTGATAAAAGATCAACAATTAACCTTTGAGTTTGTTAAATTACTCCATCTAAATGGTATTTTTGTTAATCCTGTTTGTTATCCAGCAGTTTCAGCTAATGCAAACCGAATTAGAACAAATATCAGCACAGCCTTATCTTATCAACAACTTGATACTGCTATCAGTGCATTTGAAAAAATCGGTAAACAGCTAAAAATAATTTAAACATTAATAAACACTTTGAAAACAATTAAAAGGAATTATATTTTTATGAATCAATATGACATTATTATCGTTGGTAATGGAGTCCTTGGTCTATCAACGGCAATTGCCTTAGGTTTAGAGGATACAGCACTAAACATTGCTGTCGTCGGTTCTCAAGACAGACAAACAGCAGCCACACCTGCTGCAGGTGCTATGATCAGCTGCTTTGGAGAAATCACTGAAACTCTAATAAAATCAAAATATGGAAATAAAAAGGTAGCTTTTGCTCATCAAGCTATTTCAATGTGGAATAGCTGGTTAGATCAGATTAATCAATTTAGCGACAACAATCCACTAGAAGTCAAGTGGGGTACTTATTTAATTAATAATTCGCAAGGCTCTAGCCTCGATGATAATAACTACGATGCTATTGTTAATAAAATGAGGGAGTATAATGCACCAATCGAAGAGGTTGCCCCAAAAGATATAGTAGGGTTAAATCCAAAGCCTTCAGCGAGACCTATTCGAAGTATTCTTATCAAAGAAGATGGATATATAGATCCAAATGCTTTACTACAAAGAATGGAATTTGCCTGTCAGCAACTGAATAATATCACTTTAGTTAATGAAAGAGCCCATGCAGTTTGTTATGACAGCCAACAGGTTAATGGTGTGATTTTATCTAATAATGAGCAGCTAAAAGCCAATCGAGTTTTACTTGCTTCAGGCATAGGCACACAACATCTAATTGATAAAATACCTGAGCTAAAATTCCGTATTCCTCGCCTATTTGCCTGTGGA is a genomic window containing:
- a CDS encoding aminotransferase class I/II-fold pyridoxal phosphate-dependent enzyme; translated protein: MLTRNRSFLYENSFLRKKLGLYNWLHKTDNLKVAPRTCKIGDNATVIASIDNNSNNRELIHLGSYNYSGLSGNHEVIAAAQESLNDYGTSTSGVRLLNGTTDLHIQLEDKVAEFLGTEASAAFSSGYDANTATLSTLISPEDIVFSDQLNHKSINEGLQLSGAVVKRYKHNDMEHLKFRLQSYPREQRKFIVTDGVFSMDGDICKLPQLIDLAETYHAFLIIDDAHAIGSIGTCGRGTASYYGDLASHVDIITGSFSKGIPAIGGYVAGSLEAINLIKYASGPFIFSASLPVPIVSAILKSIEILESRPEIQEDLNRKTNYFRQTLQQLSFDTMNSETPIVPILIKDQQLTFEFVKLLHLNGIFVNPVCYPAVSANANRIRTNISTALSYQQLDTAISAFEKIGKQLKII